The region GCCTCCAAGGAGGTCGCCGAGGCGGCGGAGCTCGCCCTTCGGGCCGCGGAGGCCTGCACCAGGACCGCGCGTCCGCTGTACGCGGCGCACGCCGACCTGCCCGTGCCCGACACGCCGCACCTCGCCCTCTGGCACGGCGCCACGCTGCTGCGCGAGCACCGGGGCGACGGTCACCTCGCGGCGCTGCTCGACGCGGAACTCGACCCGGTCGAGGCCCTGGTGAGCCACACCGCGACCGGCAAGGGCATGGCCCCGAAGTGGGCACTGGGCACGCGCGGCTGGTCGCGGGCGCACTGGGACGCGGCGGTCGAACGGCTGCGCGAGCGCGAACTGCTCGACACGGAGGGCGAGTTGACCGCGGCGGGGGTGGCCCTGCGCCAGGAGATCGAGGACCGCACGGACCGGCTGGACCGTGCCCCGTACGAGCATCTGGGCGCCGCGGGCGTGGAGCGCCTCACCGAGCTGGCGCGGGGCATCCTGATGCGGGCGCTGGCGGCCGGCGCGTTTCCCGAGGGCATGACCGGCAAGGCCTGACAGCGCCGATCGGCGCCCTGATCCCCCGTTGTCGGTGTCACCTGCCACAATTGCCGCGCAACCTCAGTGGAGAAGGCGGTACGGGATCGTGACGACACCCCTCGTAGGGTCCATCGAAGGCAGGATCGCCGAGGAGCTCGGCGTACGGGAGCGGCAGGTCAAGGCCGCCGTCGACTTGCTCGACGGCGGGTCGACGGTGCCCTTCATCGCCCGCTACCGCAAGGAAGCGACCGAGATGCTCGACGATGCGCAGCTGCGCACCCTCGAGGAGCGGCTGCGCTATCTGCGGGAGCTGGAGGAGCGGCGCACGGCGATCCTCGAATCGGTGCGCGAGCAGGGCAAGCTCACCGAGGAGGTCGAGGCGCAGATCCGGGGCGCCGAGACGAAGGCGCGGCTCGAGGACATCTATCTGCCGTTCAAGCCGAAGCGGCGCACGAAGGCGCAGATCGCGCGCGAGGCGGGCCTGGAGCCGCTGGCCGAGGGCCTGCTCGGCGACCCGTCGGTCGACCCGCTCGCCGCCGCGACGGCCTTCGTCGACGCCGACAAGGGCGTACCCGACCCGCAGGCCGCGCTGGACGGCGCCCGGTCGATCCTCACGGAGCGGTTCTCGGAGGACGCCGACCTGATCGGCGAGCTGCGCGAGCGCATGTGGGTGCGCGGGCGTCTGGCCGCCAAGGTGCGGGACGGCAAGGAGGAGGCGGGCGCCAAGTTCGCCGACTACTTCGACTTCGCCGAGCCCTTCAAGGAGCTGCCCTCGCACCGCATCCTCGCCATGCTGCGCGGTGAGAAGGAGGAGGTCCTCGACCTCGTCCTGGAGCCCGAGGAGCCCTCCGAGCAGCCCGGTCCCTCCTCGTACGAGGGAATCGTCGCCCATCGCTTCCAGATCGCCGACCGCGGTCGTCCCGGCGACAAGTGGCTCACGGACACGGTCCGCTGGGCCTGGCGCACCCGCATCCTCGTGCACCTCGGCATCGACCTGCGGCTGCGGCTGCGCACGGCCGCCGAGGACGAGGCGGTGAACGTCTTCGCGGCGAACCTGCGGGACCTGCTGCTCGCCGCCCCGGCGGGCACGCGCGCGACGCTGGGCCTCGACCCCGGTTTCCGTACGGGTGTCAAGGTCGCCGTGGTCGACGCGACCGGCAAGGTCGTGGCGACGGATGTCATCTACCCGCACGTCCCGGCCAACAAGCGGGACGAGGCCATCGCCAAGCTCGCCCGCCTCGCCAAGGAGCACGCGGTCGAGCTGATCGCGATCGGCAACGGGACGGCGTCCCGCGAGACCGACAAGCTCGCCGGTGAACTCATCACCAAGCACCCGGAGTTGAACCTCACCAAGGTGATGGTGTCCGAGGCGGGGGCGTCGGTGTACTCGGCGTCGGCGTTCGCCTCGCAGGAGCTGCCCGACATGGACGTGTCGCTGCGCGGCGCCGTCTCCATCGCGCGCCGCCTGCAGGATCCGCTGGCCGAGCTGGTGAAGATCGACCCGAAGTCCATCGGCGTCGGGCAGTACCAGCACGACCTGTCCGAGGTGAAGCTCTCCCGGTCCCTGGACGCGGTGGTCGAGGACTGTGTGAACGGCGTGGGCGTGGACGTGAACACGGCCTCCGCCCCGCTGCTCGCCCGCGTCTCCGGCATCACCTCCGGGCTCGCGGAGAACATCGTGGCGCACCGTGACGCCAACGGCCCCTTCACGTCCCGTACCACCCTCAAGAACGTGGCCCGGCTCGGCCCGAAGGCGTACGAGCAGTGCGCGGGCTTCCTGCGCATCCGGGGCGGGGACGACCCGCTGGACGCTTCCAGCGTGCACCCGGAGGCGTACCCCGTGGTGCGGCGGATGGTGAAGACGGCGGGCAGCGAGGTCGCCTCCCTGATCGGCAACACCGGTGTGCTGCGCTCGCTCAGGCCGACCGACTTCGTGGACGAGACGTTCGGTCTGCCGACCGTCACGGACATCCTGAAGGAGCTGGAGAAGCCGGGGCGCGACCCGCGACCCGCCTTCAAGACGGCCACCTTCAAGGAGGGCGTCGAGAAGATCTCCGACCTGGCCTCCGGGATGGTGCTCGAAGGGGTCGTCACGAATGTGGCCGCGTTCGGGGCCTTCGTGGACATCGGCGTCCACCAGGACGGTCTGGTGCATGTCTCGGCGATGTCGAAGACGTTCGTGAAGGACCCGCGCGATGTGGTCAAGCCGGGTGACATCGTCAAGGTGAAGGTGCTCGAGATCGACATCCCGCGCAAGCGGATCTCTCTCACGCTGCGGCTCGACGACGAGGCGACTGCGTCGGACCAGCAGGGTGGGGGTGGGCGTCCGCAGCGGGGTGGACGGCCGCCGCAGCAGCGCCAGCAGCAGCGTCAGCCGCGGGGTGGGGCGGGCGGAGGCGGAGGCGGCGGTTCGCGGCAGGCCGCTCCGCCGCCGGCCAACAGTGCGATGGCCGACGCGCTGCGGCGCGCTGGGCTTGTCGATCCTAAGAAGGGCAGGCGCTGAGCGGCTGAAGGTACGTGGGGAACTGCGGGTCGTTCGTGGCTGAGCGCGCAGTTTCCCGCGCCCCTTTCGGGGCGCTGTACCGGCCCGGGATCCTAAGGTGACGTATGGCCAGCTCGCGCGTCATCACCTGGGAAGTCAGTGAGAGCAAGGGGTTCGAGACCTCTTGGATCATGTCCGGCGCCCGCTCTCTGCGGGCGCGCGGGCGTGCCGTCGGGACGGTTCCCGAGCCGTACTGGATCTCTTACGAGCTCGACACCGTCGACGGGTTCGTGACCCGGCGGCTGTGTGTGAGCGCCGAGACGGCCTCGGGCACACGCTCGCTGGACCTGCGGCACGACGGTGAGGGGCACTGGACGGCGGACGGGGACTGGCTGCCCGACCTCGGCGGCGCCCTCGACTGCGACCTGGGCCTGTGCCCGCTCACCAACACGATGCCGGTGCTGCGCCACGGGTTGCATCTCGGGCCGGGTGAGCGGGAGTTCCTGATGGCCTGGGTGTCGGTGCCGGACCTGGCCGTGCGGGCGTCGGCGCAGACGTACACACATCTCGGACGCACCGGGGACGGCGGGCGCGTGCGTTTCTCGTCGGGTGACCACCGCAGTGATCTGGAGTTCGACGCGGAGGGGTACGTCGTGGACTACCCCAATATGGCGCGCCGGATGGCCACGGCCTAGCTCAGCGTTCGGTCACCTTGCCCGCCGCCACTTCCAGCCGACGCGTGGTGTGGACCGCGTCGAGCATGCGGCGGTCGTGGGTCACGAGCAGCAGGGTGCCCTCGTACGAGTCGAGCGCCGACTCCAACTGTTCGATCGCGGGCAGGTCGAGGTGGTTGGTCGGCTCGTCGAGGACGAGGAGGTTGACGCCACGGCCCTGGAGGAGGGCGAGGGCCGAGCGGGTGCGCTCGCCCGGGGAGAGGGTGGCCGCAGGGCGCAGGACGTGTTCCGCCTTGAGGCCGAACTTGGCCAGCAGGGTGCGAACCTCGGCCGGTTCGGTGTCGGGGACGGCCGCGCTGAACGCGTCGAGCAGGGACTCGGAACCGTGGAAGAGTTTGCGGGCCTGGTCGACCTCGCCGACGACGACGCCGGAGCCGAGGGTCGCGTGACCGGCGTCCAGCGGGACCCGGCCGAGCAGGGCGCCGAGCAGGGTCGACTTGCCCGCGCCGTTGGCGCCCGTGACGGCGACCCGGTCCGCCCAGTCGATCTGAAGGGTCGCGGGGCCGAAGGTGAAGTCGCCGCGCCGCACCTCGGCGTCACGCAGAGTGGCGACGACAGCGCCGGAGCGCGGAGCGGCCGCGATCT is a window of Streptomyces mirabilis DNA encoding:
- a CDS encoding putative glycolipid-binding domain-containing protein, with amino-acid sequence MASSRVITWEVSESKGFETSWIMSGARSLRARGRAVGTVPEPYWISYELDTVDGFVTRRLCVSAETASGTRSLDLRHDGEGHWTADGDWLPDLGGALDCDLGLCPLTNTMPVLRHGLHLGPGEREFLMAWVSVPDLAVRASAQTYTHLGRTGDGGRVRFSSGDHRSDLEFDAEGYVVDYPNMARRMATA
- a CDS encoding SCO6745 family protein is translated as MTTPLPERAGRRCHNVLNPLHSTHYFSPDLGRELAAIGIEDSKGAYFAVRAAAMGPVGPGTVTATFYNFRHELVARHVPEVWEKASPETVLAARARAVDATWRRLLGEDVLASKEVAEAAELALRAAEACTRTARPLYAAHADLPVPDTPHLALWHGATLLREHRGDGHLAALLDAELDPVEALVSHTATGKGMAPKWALGTRGWSRAHWDAAVERLRERELLDTEGELTAAGVALRQEIEDRTDRLDRAPYEHLGAAGVERLTELARGILMRALAAGAFPEGMTGKA
- a CDS encoding Tex family protein; protein product: MTTPLVGSIEGRIAEELGVRERQVKAAVDLLDGGSTVPFIARYRKEATEMLDDAQLRTLEERLRYLRELEERRTAILESVREQGKLTEEVEAQIRGAETKARLEDIYLPFKPKRRTKAQIAREAGLEPLAEGLLGDPSVDPLAAATAFVDADKGVPDPQAALDGARSILTERFSEDADLIGELRERMWVRGRLAAKVRDGKEEAGAKFADYFDFAEPFKELPSHRILAMLRGEKEEVLDLVLEPEEPSEQPGPSSYEGIVAHRFQIADRGRPGDKWLTDTVRWAWRTRILVHLGIDLRLRLRTAAEDEAVNVFAANLRDLLLAAPAGTRATLGLDPGFRTGVKVAVVDATGKVVATDVIYPHVPANKRDEAIAKLARLAKEHAVELIAIGNGTASRETDKLAGELITKHPELNLTKVMVSEAGASVYSASAFASQELPDMDVSLRGAVSIARRLQDPLAELVKIDPKSIGVGQYQHDLSEVKLSRSLDAVVEDCVNGVGVDVNTASAPLLARVSGITSGLAENIVAHRDANGPFTSRTTLKNVARLGPKAYEQCAGFLRIRGGDDPLDASSVHPEAYPVVRRMVKTAGSEVASLIGNTGVLRSLRPTDFVDETFGLPTVTDILKELEKPGRDPRPAFKTATFKEGVEKISDLASGMVLEGVVTNVAAFGAFVDIGVHQDGLVHVSAMSKTFVKDPRDVVKPGDIVKVKVLEIDIPRKRISLTLRLDDEATASDQQGGGGRPQRGGRPPQQRQQQRQPRGGAGGGGGGGSRQAAPPPANSAMADALRRAGLVDPKKGRR